The Candidatus Effluviviaceae Genus I sp. genome has a window encoding:
- a CDS encoding radical SAM protein: MRGPVACVAAVTYRCNGRCTMCDIWKRPPEAERELAPADYAWLPASLRSVNVSGGEPFLRDDLPDVVRVMRESCRRARIVVSTNGLEPDRIARMAAAMKGIAVRVSVDAVGPTHDAVRGVDGAFERAVETVRRLSAAGVRDLGIAATSTERTTGQLTAVERLASELGVAFIASVAHSSPIYFGNQDESRPSSDGVVEEISSLVRRQLRSKRPADWAKAYYARGLIEYVRRRPRMLPCGAGEDHFFLDPYGDVYPCNVQGTRMGNVREGSFAELAARSRDLVRERVAGCREQCWMVCTVSPPMRRHPLRPVAWIAAAKLFGRDAAGGPWGAGGRQGS, encoded by the coding sequence ATGAGAGGTCCGGTCGCGTGCGTGGCCGCCGTGACCTACCGGTGCAACGGCCGCTGCACCATGTGCGACATCTGGAAGCGCCCGCCCGAGGCCGAGCGCGAGCTCGCGCCGGCGGACTACGCGTGGCTGCCGGCCTCGCTCCGCTCCGTCAACGTGAGCGGCGGCGAGCCCTTCCTGCGCGACGACCTGCCCGACGTCGTGAGGGTCATGCGTGAGAGCTGCCGGCGCGCGCGGATCGTCGTCTCGACCAACGGCCTCGAGCCCGACCGCATCGCGCGCATGGCCGCGGCGATGAAGGGCATCGCCGTCAGGGTCTCCGTGGACGCGGTGGGGCCGACCCACGACGCCGTCCGCGGCGTGGACGGCGCGTTCGAGCGCGCGGTCGAGACCGTGCGCCGCCTGAGCGCGGCGGGCGTGCGGGACCTCGGGATCGCGGCGACCTCGACCGAGCGCACGACCGGGCAGCTCACGGCCGTCGAGCGCCTGGCGTCCGAGCTCGGCGTCGCGTTCATCGCGAGCGTCGCGCACAGCTCTCCCATCTACTTCGGGAACCAGGACGAGAGCCGGCCGTCGTCGGACGGCGTGGTAGAGGAGATCTCGAGCCTCGTGCGGCGGCAGCTCCGCTCGAAGAGGCCCGCGGATTGGGCGAAGGCGTACTACGCGCGCGGGCTCATCGAGTACGTGCGGCGGAGGCCGAGGATGCTCCCGTGCGGAGCGGGTGAGGACCACTTCTTTCTCGACCCGTACGGGGACGTGTACCCGTGCAACGTGCAGGGGACCCGGATGGGGAACGTCCGCGAGGGCAGCTTCGCCGAGCTCGCGGCGCGGTCGCGCGATCTGGTCCGCGAACGCGTGGCCGGGTGCCGCGAGCAGTGCTGGATGGTCTGCACCGTGTCGCCGCCCATGAGGCGGCACCCGCTTCGGCCCGTGGCGTGGATCGCCGCGGCCAAGCTCTTCGGACGCGACGCGGCGGGCGGGCCGTGGGGCGCGGGAGGGCGACAGGGCTCGTGA